The Meiothermus ruber DSM 1279 genome includes the window CCGGCGGTGCGGGCCTGGGTGCGGCGGCTCAACGCCCAGTACCGCTAGGCACCCCGGAGCGCACCACCCCCGGCGGGGGGCAGTCGGGGTGGGTGCAGGCGCGGGCGGTCTCCCTGAGGCCCAGAACCAGAAAAACCAGCAACACCAAGAACAGCCGAACCTTCCGCATGCTTCCACCCTAACCCAGGGGAGGTAACCAACACGGTCAGAAGGTAACCAAAATGAGAGGAAAGGTCACCATTCTGAGAGGGGGTTTGGTTACCTGGGGGAGCTAAAAATAAAAACAGCCCTTTAGGGCTGGAAAACAAAGGAGGAACCATGGAAGGTTACAAGGTTACACGAATCATTGCAAACAGCACTGGGAACGGGCCGGTGCTTTTGCGGCAGGAGTAAGAGGTACAACCTGGAAGAGGGGATGACATTGATTGTGGGTGATCGACTGGAAACTTTGGACGGCTGGCTGGAAGTAAGGGATCGCGATGGTTTGGTTGTTCGACTGGGGCCTTCCTCGGAGTTTTCATATGAGTTTGATCCCTTTGGAGGAGTCATTTCTCATCCTGCGAAACGCCCCTCTATTGTTCTGTATGGAGAGGTGTTCAAATTTCGCCACTACGTCCGACCATTGGAAGTGATGGCTTGCGGAAAGTACCGAACCTCGTGCTGGTATTGTCCATCCAGTTTCTACGTCCGCAATCTCGATGCCAGCAGGGATGCCTATTATGCGCTAGCAGGGGAGGTTCCAGTCTGGGAGTGGGACGAAGAAGGGAGGCCATTTGATATCGTCACAATACCTGAAGGTTTAAAAGCGATTATTCACCACGACCCACTCCAACCCATGCACAAGCGCTATACCGTCGAGGAAGTTTCTCCTGTTGCAGCAGATGAATGGGACTACATTTCCTCCAACTTCATGAACCCCAAGCGCTGGTTGGCACCCAAAGCTCGGCAGGAGGTGGTTGCGGCTGGATAGGAGAACTTTTCGATGGCGCCTGGTTGGGCTGGCTTTGCGCCAGGTGATCCAGGCGGCCCCCCTCGAGGCCACCCTGCTTTTGCTGCTGCTGGCCCTGGGGGGGCTGGTGCCGGTGGGGGTTCTGGGCTTTACCCGCGCCCTGGTGGACGGCCTGGTGGCCGGTCTGGGGGAGGGCGTGTGGGGCCCCTGGCTCTGGTGGCCCCTGCTGGGGCTGGCCCTGGCCTTTGCCCTGGACTTCCTGCTGGCCCCCTGGGTGGCCTATCTGCAGGGGGCGGTGAACGAGCGGCTCACGGCCCGGGTGCACCTTCTGCTGATGGATAAAGTGGGCGGCCTGCCCGACCTGACCCCTTTTGAGAACCCCAGCTTTCACGATGAGCTGCAGGTGTTGCGCGATCAGGCCCCCTACCAGCCCCTGAACCTGCTCATCTTTCTGGGGAGCGCCTTCCGGGGGAGCATCACCGTGGCCGGGGTGTTGCTGCTTTTGCTGAGCGCGGCGCCCCTTTTCCCGCTGTTGCTATTGCTGGCCACCCTGCCCCAGGCCATCCTAACCTTCCGGCTGCAGAAGGGGGTGTGGGAAGCGGTGCTGTTCACCGCGCCCGAGGCCCGCCGGATGCGCTACTTTGCCGAGGCCCTGCTCGAGGCCGACACGGCCAAGGAGGTGCGCCTGTTCGGCCTGCTGCCCTTTTTTCGGGGGCGCTACCTCGAGGCCTTCTGGGCCCTTTACCGCGCGGTGCGTCGCGCACGGGGCCGCCAGGCTCTGGGGGCCAGCGGCCTGGTGCTTCTGGGCGCCCTGGCGACGGCTGCGGCTCTTTTCCTGGCCCTGCGGCAGGCCCTTTCGGGGGCCAGCGGCCTGGGCAACCTGGTGCTGGTGCTCCAGTCGGTGGGCAGTCTGCAGCAGAACCTGTTTGGCCTGGTACAGGACGGGGGGATGCTTTACGAGAGCCTTCTGTACTTCGAGCGGCTGGAGCGGTTCCTGGCCCTGCCGCCGACCCTGCGACAGCCCCCCAAGCCCCGGGAGGTGCGCTCCTTTGAGGAGATCCGCTTTGAGCAGGTGGGCTTCACCTACCCCGACGGGAGGCGGGCCTTGCAGGACGTTAGCTTCACCCTGCGCCGGGGGGAGCGCCTGGCCCTGGTGGGGGAGAACGGGGCGGGCAAGACCACCCTGGTCAAGCTGCTCCTGCGCTTCTACGATCCCGGCGAGGGGCGCATCCTGGTGGACGGGGTGGATCTGCGTGAGCTGGATCTTGCGGCCTGGCGCCGCCTGGTGGCCGCGGTCTTCCAGGACTTTGGCCGCTATGCCCTAACCCTTGAGGAAAACATCGCCCTTTCCGACCTAAAGCACCTCCACGACCCAAAGCGCTTAGAGGAGGCGGCCCGGGCTGGAGGGGCCGAGGGGCTGCTCCTCCGGCTGGGGCCGGAAGCTTTGCTCTCCAGGGCCTTTGGGGGCACCGAACTGTCCCTGGGGGAGTGGCAGCGGGTGGCGCTCTCGCGGGCCTTCTTCCGCCAGGCCGAGCTGCTGGTTCTGGACGAGCCCACGGCCTCCCTGGATCCCAAAGAGGAGGCCCACCTCTACGCCCGCTTTGCCGAGCTGGCTAAGGGGAAAACGGTGCTCCTCATCACCCACCGCCTGGGCTCGGTGCGGATGGCCGACCGCATCCTGGTACTGAGCGGGGGGCGCCTGGTGGAGGAGGGTGATCACGCCACCCTGCTGGCCCGTGGGGGTGCCTACGCCGAGCTCTGGCGCTTGCAAGCCGATCTCTACAGCCCCGACCTGGCCGACAAATGAGGAAAATTGGAGCAATCAGGCTGAGCTGCACGATGAAGTCGCTTACTACCGACCACCCGGCAGGAAGCCTACCAAGGCCGGAAACCTTGTGATGGGATCAATGGGATGGCTCGAGCCCAACTCACCGGCATTCTGCTTGCACAAACCACCACCTATGTGGGCTTGCAGTTGTTTATGTTTGTGGCCCCGTGGTGGGCTCTAGGGTTCACCGAGTCACCCCTGGCACCTATTGGCATCTTCCTGGCCATAACCCTGGCCAATACGCTTCCTGGCCCCCTGGTGGGGCATCTGGTGGACAAGTCTGACCCGCTCCGCCTGCTACAGACTGCTCGCATCCTTACGGTGCTTTTACTGGCGGTTATTGCGCTTATCAGCTTTGTAAAGCTCGAATCTATTGGGTTGGTTTGCCTGCTGGTGGGACTGGTGGGTTTCACCGAGTTTCTGTACTCGACTGCTTTCTTTAGCGCAGTTCCTCGGTTCATTGATCGCCAGGGTTTGCTAGGACTGGGCTCGAGGCTCGAGACCATCAACGCTGTGGCGGGTATTCTAGCGCCCGTAGTGGCGGGTCATTTGCTTGTGCTGGGTAACTTTACGGTTGCTTTTGGCGCTGTGGCGGCGCTGCTCGCCCTGGGTTTACTGGGGTTCCGGGGTGCCTCTGCTGGCAAAATCGGCGGCGAAGAAGATAAATCTTCCGGTACGGAGTCTTTATCCAAAACCGGTTTCGTACAGGGCTTGCGCCTTTCTGTCCGCCAAACACTTGCCGATAAAAAGCGACTGTATCTTATCGCTATACCCGCACTGGCCAACGTGGCGATGGCCCCCCTTGGCGCTTTGGTGCTGGTCGC containing:
- a CDS encoding MFS transporter, yielding MARAQLTGILLAQTTTYVGLQLFMFVAPWWALGFTESPLAPIGIFLAITLANTLPGPLVGHLVDKSDPLRLLQTARILTVLLLAVIALISFVKLESIGLVCLLVGLVGFTEFLYSTAFFSAVPRFIDRQGLLGLGSRLETINAVAGILAPVVAGHLLVLGNFTVAFGAVAALLALGLLGFRGASAGKIGGEEDKSSGTESLSKTGFVQGLRLSVRQTLADKKRLYLIAIPALANVAMAPLGALVLVAVHDLGLGAREAGWATSAFAGGVLAATLLLARFSTPRHLYPVGISVLVLGLGTVITGAVGYPYLLVGSFLAGGGTIALGLYARTLMQTLAGPSTLGKSLALQRTLRMSLRPLGLVLAGVGAELFGSRAAIAFLGFYLLIVGSAGLWFVRKT
- a CDS encoding ABC transporter ATP-binding protein; the protein is MIQAAPLEATLLLLLLALGGLVPVGVLGFTRALVDGLVAGLGEGVWGPWLWWPLLGLALAFALDFLLAPWVAYLQGAVNERLTARVHLLLMDKVGGLPDLTPFENPSFHDELQVLRDQAPYQPLNLLIFLGSAFRGSITVAGVLLLLLSAAPLFPLLLLLATLPQAILTFRLQKGVWEAVLFTAPEARRMRYFAEALLEADTAKEVRLFGLLPFFRGRYLEAFWALYRAVRRARGRQALGASGLVLLGALATAAALFLALRQALSGASGLGNLVLVLQSVGSLQQNLFGLVQDGGMLYESLLYFERLERFLALPPTLRQPPKPREVRSFEEIRFEQVGFTYPDGRRALQDVSFTLRRGERLALVGENGAGKTTLVKLLLRFYDPGEGRILVDGVDLRELDLAAWRRLVAAVFQDFGRYALTLEENIALSDLKHLHDPKRLEEAARAGGAEGLLLRLGPEALLSRAFGGTELSLGEWQRVALSRAFFRQAELLVLDEPTASLDPKEEAHLYARFAELAKGKTVLLITHRLGSVRMADRILVLSGGRLVEEGDHATLLARGGAYAELWRLQADLYSPDLADK